In Sphingobacterium sp. lm-10, the DNA window TGATAACGCAGGAATTGAATTTTCTACTTACCCAATATTTGATATCTGGGCTACGGCTAATATCAAACGCGTAAACTTATTCCTAAGCTATAACTTCGTTAACCAGCATATTTATCCGGCCGGCTATTATACGGTGCGGAGATATCCGATGCAAAATGCTAACCTACGTTTTGGTGTGTCTTGGAAATTCTACGACTAAACTGCTTACATCCAGTCTTTTCATGTGAATAAAGTCATTTTACTCCATCCCAGACGGAGTGTCATGTAATAAGGATTAATATCCGTACTTTTGTAATGAAATGAATAAAATTCAGAATATAGTTTTAAATATATTTGAAAATACAAAAGAAAAATTTGTATTTAGGCATATCCACCTTTTTATTCTAGGAGAACATGGGGGAGATGCCTTACGAAATACATTGGCTACAGTAATCCCAGGTTTAATCCTCTTTTATTGCGGATACCTTCATGAAGCCATTTTGATCGGTTTAGGAGCTTTATTTGCTTCTCTCACCGATCTGCCGGGTAACCGGAAGGATAAATTGCGTTCTGGATGCTGGACTATTCCTTTGTTTGGTATTACGGCGTGGCTTACAGCAACCGCTATTGCTTTCCCCATTGCTTTAATTGCGTGGCTTATAATTGCAGCTTTTGGCTTCACTATGATTTCCATCTACGGCGGTCGGTTTGCAGCGATGGGATTGATGGGGTTGATCTTGGTCACTTTCACGATCGGTCTCTGGCCGACAGATCCACTTTCTTATGGATTGTACATCATGTTGGGTGTCGTATGGTATTTTGTGATTAGCGTATTGCAAGTACTATTCTTTCCCTATCGCTCGTTGCGTTATGCGATCGCAGATAGCTTTTATCGTATGGCTGTAATGCTCAAAAATAAAGCGCAATTTTATGATGAGCGCATACCGCTGGAAAATGCCTATAAGCAATTAGGTACGCTGCATTTGAAGGTGAGTGAGCAGCAGGAGAATGTGCGTAATCTATTATTGCGGGAGAAGCGACTGGTTAATTCGTCGTCGGAGTCTGCTACATATTGGATCAGACAAATTGTGGGAGTGACAGACTTGTATGAGTTATTAGTTGCTTTGGATCATGACTATGATGCCATTCGGAAACAATTAGCTCCAAAAGGGGTGTTGGAATCTATTCGTGCATTAATCCTATTATTATCTGATGAGCTGGATTTGCTCTCCTGGAAAAGTGCCGGTAGCCTACAAGTAACCAAACGCTATACAAAAGATAAGGAGATAGAGCGAATCCTACGAGAGTTGTCCGCGAAGCGAGATACCTTATCAGGAGAAGAGGCACAGATATTGGCTGCCACGATTCGAAATTCACATTATATCGTGAAGTGCATTCAACGCATCCGTTTGGTGCTAGAAGGAAAGGACAGCAAGCAGCATGTGAATGGTCAATACAGTTATTCCCGTTTTGTTGCTCGCGCGCCGAGAGGGGTAGAGGCCTTGCGGAATCAGTTTACCTTTCGTACGCCAGTTTTTCCGTTTGCATTACGATTAGCCCTTCTTTTTGGTATTGGAGGTAGTATCGGGCTTTTTCTACCAGAATATCATTACACCTACTGGATTCTGATTACGCTGGTGGTTGTAGCACGACCTGGATTTGCCAATACTAATACCAGAAATGCCCAGCGAATTATAGGTACTCTGCTTGGTGCTTTATTTGGTTTTGTGCTGTTACTGACGATTTCTTCACCGGGTACATTGCTGTTGGTGGCCGTGTGTGGTTTATTCGGCTTTTTCTTCTTCAACCGAATTGATTATATGCTCAGTGTACTGTGTCTGACGCCAGGGATTATTGTGGCGCTACATGTGTATGAAGGAAATATGGCGGACATATTAGGGAGTAGGATCATCTTTACTTTAATAGGTAGTTTGCTAGCATTAGCGGGTTGGTTTTTCATTCCGGTACGGCAGAGCAAAGGACTAGCTAAGCTGGCAACAGACGTGGTAGACAAAGGAGAAGAGTATCTAACGGTGATTTTTAAAAAAATAGGCAGGCAGGACGTGGATACTAATGATATTCGATTAGCGCGAAAAATGGCACATAGTACCTTGGCCGCATTTTCTTCTGCTATGAATCAATTACGCCGCGAACCTGGTGCGAAACGCTGGAACTGGAAAAACTTATACGCATTCCATTCGCTGGCTTATCGGGTGAATTCGCTAATGATAGGATTGTCGGTAGCTGCAGCAGAAGCGCATCATGGTGAGGAAGCTGCTGCTTTGAAGCCACGTGCTTCTCATATTGCGACGCTGCAAAAAGATTTACAAAAGTTAGCAGCTCAATTGTAAATTGTATCTTGTTGATTATCCGATAAATCGGTTTTTTATTCTATAAATATGGATAAATAATTTTGAAAATCAGATTTTAGGCATATATTTGCACACGCAAACAAAAAGGAGAATTAGCTCAGCTGGTTCAGAGCACCTGCCTTACAAGCAGGGGGTCACTGGTTCGAACCCAGTATTCTCCACCACCAAAAACAGGAGGATTAGCTCAGCTGGTTCAGAGCACCTGCCTTACAAGCAGGGGGTCACTGGTTCGAACCCAGTATTCTCCACCACCAAAAACAGGAGGATTAGCTCAGCTGGTTCAGAGCACCTGCCTTACAAGCAGGGGGTCACTGGTTCGAACCCAGTATTCTCCACCACCAAAAACAGGAGGATTAGCTCAGCTGGTTCAGAGCACCTGCCTTACAAGCAGGGGGTCACTGGTTCGAACCCAGTATCCTCCACTTCAAAAAGCATCAAGAAATTGATGCTTTTTTTATGCCCGCAACTTTTTAAAGATACAACCTAACAACAAAATAATTTTCGCAGGTAAGTGGTATGATCATTCATCTTATGAATTACTCCATATGTACAAAGTAAGCTGGCCGAAAACAGCTATATCGTTTTATTTTTACAATTGAAACTAAGGGACAGTTTATAAAAAAATTAAAAAGGTCTTGTTAATTAATTATTAAATTCAATATCTTTGGCTGATCCTACAATACCTACTTATGAATGCGGTGCAGACACTGGTTATTAAGAATTTATGTTTTGCTAAAATGCAAGCGGTTGCAGAATTGGCCGTTCGCACGGGTAGAAGTATACCAAGTGTGACTAAAACCATCAGCGAATTGATGGCTTTGGGAATCGTCTCAGAATGCGGTTATGCTGTTTCTAGCGGAGGGCGCAGGCCATTACAGTATCGCCTAAATCATCAAAGCCTACCCAAAATACTTTCGGTATCCATCGACCAATATTATACAAGCATCGGTATATATGATCTATCCTTTGAAATTTTGGATACAATAAAAACGATCAGAAATCCGCTGGCGAATAGCAATGAATGTGTGCAGGCCATTATGGGAATGATTAGGGAAGTTTTGACGATAAATGAAGGCTTACCGATTATGGCGATCGGACTTACTATCCCCGGTTTTGTAGATTCCGCTACGGGTCAAAATCACTCTTATTCGGCCGATCACCCTTTATTTAACCTTAGTAAAACTATCGAAGATCATTTCGGCATTCAGACCTGGATGGAGAATGATTCGACAGCCATTGCGATTGCAGAAAAGAACTTCGGTGAGGCACAGCGATCGCAAGATGTTTTGGTGGTGAACTTGAATTGGGGTGTGGGGCTAGGCATGATCATCCACGACCGTTTATTTAAAGGGCATAGTGGCTATGCTGGAGAATTCAGTCATATTCCCCTTTCTGATGAGAATAGATTGTGTTCTTGCGGTAAAAGAGGTTGTCTCGAAGTAGAGGCATCGCTAACGGCAGCAGTAAAGTCTGCGGGTAAGCGACTGGACGAAGGAGAAATTTCGAGCTTGAAAAGCTTGTACGAGGCACAAGGGCACATTCGTGGAGAACAATTGATGCACGCAGCGAACGAAGGTGACCAGCTGTCTATGGAGGTGCTCAATAGGATCGGATTTATGCTGGGCAAAGGTGTCGCCACATTGATTCACATTATCAATCCCGAATACGTCGTCATATCCGGACGCGGGGCGAAGGTTGGTCGGATCTTACTTCCTCAGATCCAGAGCGCTTTATTGCAATACAGTATAGAACGGCTATCCAAGCATACGCGTTTGCTGATCTCGGAATTAGAACAGGTACAATTACTCGGTGGGGCATGTGTGGCTTTGGATAAAGCAAAATGGAACGGTACAATACCGGTGAAAAACTAAGAAACTATTAACCATAAATACAAACAACAAATGAGCAAATTTCACTACAAATGTTGCGCTCTTCTGCTGCTGTTGCTATCGATATGCACCACAGCTACGTTCGCACAGCAAGCTGTCAGCGGTCGCGTGACAGGTGCAAATGGTCCACTCACGGGTGTGACAGTCAGTGTGGTAGGAACCGATCGGGGAGCACAAACAAACACTGATGGTAAATACAGCATAAATGTAGCCGCAGGAGAAGTAGTACGTTTCTCTATGATTGGTTTCGTATCTCAAGACTTTACTATCGCTACCAACAGAACGATCAATGTGGTCTTGAGAGAAGATGCCAGTGATGTCGGTGAGGTCGTGGTTACCGCGATGGGTATCAAGCGGGAAGCGAAAGCATTGGGATATGCCGCTACAACTATTTCTGCTAAGGAATTGACCGAAGCTGGAAATACCAACATCGGTTCGGCATTGTACGGTAAAGCACCAGGCGTGCAAGTTACGACAGCTCCAGGCGGTGCATCTAGTGCGGTAAATCTACAGATCCGCGGTATCAACTCCTTAAGCAACAATCGTCAGCCCTTATTTGTGGTAGATGGTGTGATGATCCGGAATGATCAGCAAGGTGGTGCAGCTGGTGTGAACAACACGGGTGGTATCACTAATCCGGGCGGGCAGGCCATCTGGTCTGACAACAGAATCCGTGGTAATGGTATGTTGGATTTGAATCCAAATGATATCGAATCTATGACGATCTTGAAAGGAGCAAGTGCTACAGCGTTGTACGGATCGGATGCGGCAAGTGGCGTTATTGTCATTACCACAAAGAAAGGTTCTAAGGGTCGTGGATTGGGAATCGATTTCAACTATACGGGTTCTGTCGAGACGGCTGCTTTCCTGCCTCGCTTGCAATATGAGTAT includes these proteins:
- a CDS encoding FUSC family membrane protein, which translates into the protein MNKIQNIVLNIFENTKEKFVFRHIHLFILGEHGGDALRNTLATVIPGLILFYCGYLHEAILIGLGALFASLTDLPGNRKDKLRSGCWTIPLFGITAWLTATAIAFPIALIAWLIIAAFGFTMISIYGGRFAAMGLMGLILVTFTIGLWPTDPLSYGLYIMLGVVWYFVISVLQVLFFPYRSLRYAIADSFYRMAVMLKNKAQFYDERIPLENAYKQLGTLHLKVSEQQENVRNLLLREKRLVNSSSESATYWIRQIVGVTDLYELLVALDHDYDAIRKQLAPKGVLESIRALILLLSDELDLLSWKSAGSLQVTKRYTKDKEIERILRELSAKRDTLSGEEAQILAATIRNSHYIVKCIQRIRLVLEGKDSKQHVNGQYSYSRFVARAPRGVEALRNQFTFRTPVFPFALRLALLFGIGGSIGLFLPEYHYTYWILITLVVVARPGFANTNTRNAQRIIGTLLGALFGFVLLLTISSPGTLLLVAVCGLFGFFFFNRIDYMLSVLCLTPGIIVALHVYEGNMADILGSRIIFTLIGSLLALAGWFFIPVRQSKGLAKLATDVVDKGEEYLTVIFKKIGRQDVDTNDIRLARKMAHSTLAAFSSAMNQLRREPGAKRWNWKNLYAFHSLAYRVNSLMIGLSVAAAEAHHGEEAAALKPRASHIATLQKDLQKLAAQL
- a CDS encoding ROK family protein; its protein translation is MNAVQTLVIKNLCFAKMQAVAELAVRTGRSIPSVTKTISELMALGIVSECGYAVSSGGRRPLQYRLNHQSLPKILSVSIDQYYTSIGIYDLSFEILDTIKTIRNPLANSNECVQAIMGMIREVLTINEGLPIMAIGLTIPGFVDSATGQNHSYSADHPLFNLSKTIEDHFGIQTWMENDSTAIAIAEKNFGEAQRSQDVLVVNLNWGVGLGMIIHDRLFKGHSGYAGEFSHIPLSDENRLCSCGKRGCLEVEASLTAAVKSAGKRLDEGEISSLKSLYEAQGHIRGEQLMHAANEGDQLSMEVLNRIGFMLGKGVATLIHIINPEYVVISGRGAKVGRILLPQIQSALLQYSIERLSKHTRLLISELEQVQLLGGACVALDKAKWNGTIPVKN